The window CTCCGTTCCGCGCCACACAAACGAAATTCCTTCAAGGCGTTTCTTCGGAACCTTAAATAATCGAAATGAATAGCCGTGAAGGTTTACTTCGGACGCTCTGACACTTGCCGCCGTGAATACTAATATCGTTCGGAAAATCTGTTCGGTTAGATGCCAATGCTCCGCCGCGCTCCATCCTCCGATATAGCACGGTGAAAATGCGGCAACTGCAAGAACCCACCCGTCTTCCGGCATTGTTGGTTTCCAAGGCTCAGCCTCAAGTGATGGAATCAGGTATAAGCCACGCCTAATCCTTACAATCCAACCACCTCCAACTAAAGTCGCGAGACGTTCGGATATTTTTTTAGTAGGGAGATTAAGTGCTTTTGCAGCCTCATTAATGGAGAAGATTCCGGCCTTTGTTTTTTTTGCGAGCAGCGCTAAATCCTCTCTTAAATTGTGTCCTGTTGCACCTCGCATAATTAAGCCTAATTATTATATTCCGTATGTGTTAATATGGACATTTAACAGTATAATTACATACGGAATATACCATAATAAATAGCGATTGTCCACTTTATGCTATGGGTTGAAGATGGTTTGTTTTTGCCCCCCCCCAAGTCTCTCAATAGGTTTTCCGACCGCTTAAAGCACGCGAAGTCAAGGCTGTAA is drawn from Patescibacteria group bacterium and contains these coding sequences:
- a CDS encoding type IV toxin-antitoxin system AbiEi family antitoxin; the encoded protein is MRGATGHNLREDLALLAKKTKAGIFSINEAAKALNLPTKKISERLATLVGGGWIVRIRRGLYLIPSLEAEPWKPTMPEDGWVLAVAAFSPCYIGGWSAAEHWHLTEQIFRTILVFTAASVRASEVNLHGYSFRLFKVPKKRLEGISFVWRGTERIPISSPERTIADGLRNPEVCGGIRHLIEIVKEYAASSDDDWSKLMEAMRGSANGAAWKRFGFLVETLWPERKRNIAEAEKNLSAGYARLEPRSKEKGTLTRRWRLWVNIGDFDKNNDSQTRHS